The genomic window GCGTCGTGGTCGTTGCCATCTTCGTAACCTGCGGCGATGGCAAAGATGCGGGAGGTGAGCAGTTCGGCTTGAGGGTGGACCGTGTGAAGCGGATCGCGAGGATCGGGGATGGCTTGATCGAGCCGTCGAATCAAATCGAGTCTTCGGTCGACCTCTCGCAGAAGCAGCAAGCCACCATCGGTGGTCAGCGTTCCGCCGTCGAAATCAAAATCGACCGCTTGTCGTCGGAGCCGTTTCAAAACGGGGCGTTTTCGTTTACGCTGTGCCATTGCAGAAGCCTCGGGCTTGTCGTGTATGAAGTGTCGTAACTCCAATACATAGCAGGGCTGAGGCTTTTGCGCTATAGGGGCAACCGATAAACGGGTGCATAATCCGGGCTAGCCCCCGGTTCTTTGGGCGCATCCAGGGAACCGGGGGCGAGCGCCCAAACGGCTGATGAAGACTTGGATTTCAACGACTATTTCTGCCAAATCGCTGATAAAGGACGTGACTGTGATGCAACGGAATGCCTGCTTAAAACCCCTGTGGGGACTGCTGCTGTTTGCCGCGGTGGCCTTCACCGGCCCGGTCGCTCGCGGCCAATTCGCCGAAGAACGCACGATCCAAATGGCCGCCGTGGTGCTGAATGAAGCGATGGCCACGCCCGGCAACCGGATTCCTCAGTCGCTGCTGGAAAACGCTCACGGCGTGGCGATTATCCCCAACGTGGTCAAAGGCAGTTTTATCGTCGGAGCTCGGCATGGTCGCGGCGTGCTGTTCGTTCGCGAACCCAACGGCGTCTGGCACGCTCCGGTATTCATCACCCTGACCGGCGGCAACATCGGTTGGCAGGTCGGCGTGCAAGCTTCCGACCTGGTGTTGGTGTTTAAAACCGAACGCAGTATTCAGGGTATTTTGGACGGCAAGCTGACGCTGGGTGCCGATGCGGCGGCCGCTGCCGGCCCGGTGGGTCGCCAAGGCGGGGTCGCCACCGATGGCCAATTACAAGCGGAGATCTACACCTATTCGCGCAGCCGTGGCTTGTTCGCCGGCGTCTCGGTCGATGGCTCGGTGGTACAGATGGATCGATTCGCCAATGGATCGTACTACCGCAGCGGCCCGGGGCAGGAAGTGGTCGTGCCCCAGGCAGCGGCTCAGCTAACTCAGGTTGTGGCCACTTACGCCGGTAACCAACCGATCGTGCCCGCACCCGAATACGCGTCGGCTGCCCCCAGCGATCCCTTTGTCAAACAATACGGTGCCCGCGAGTCGGATGTGCTGCGAGCCCAATTGGTGGAGATCTCGCCGCGGCTGTTCAACCTGCTGGACGAACGCTGGACGGCTTACCTGGCCCTGCCGATCCCTCTGTTGCGAGGCGAGGACCCGGACCCGGCGGCGTTGCAAGCCACGATCCAAAACTTCACCGCCGCGGCCAGCGATCCCCAATACCAACAACTGACGGGCCGCCCCGAATTCCAATCGGTGTACGCATTGCTGAAACACTACCAGCAATCGCTCAACGCCTCCCCCACCGCCCTGCAATTGCCCCCGCCTCCGCAGTAAACCGATACGCGCGAGACATGCGATATACAAGTTGTGAGAGCAATGCATTTCCGCCGGGCTCCCCGCCGGCACGGGCCAGGGGCCCATGCTACTTACTACTGCTTCCAGGCGGACTTCAACTTCCGCACCGTCAGTTCTTCAATCGTTGCTTGTCCGCCTTCGGCTCGCACCGCAAACGTCTTCGGTCCCTCACGCGGATCGATGTAATAGGCGCCGAACGTCTCGCCCCCAAACGCAAACGCTTCGACGCTCAAACGATCAATCAACAAACGCAGCGATACCGAACCGTCTCGCGGCGCCAGATTCTCCAGCGTCACAAACTCCTGCGGCTGGCCAGAATCGTTGATCCCTTGATGCAACAACCGCTGCTTGGCCACGTCGTACCGCAGCGAGACGCGCGGCAAATCCAACACCACCTGCTTGGCATCGCCGGGCCGAAACGTGACCTCCAGATCGACCAGATCCAAATCCGCATCCAACGCCTGAGCTTGCTCTCCAAGGACAACGTTGCGAACCGTTTGACGGTTCGTCACCAACGACTCGATCTCCTTGATCGGCCAGCAGAACAAGCGGATTCCGGAGGGTGTGGTTTTCAGACTTAACTCATAAGGAAACGCCATCTGCTGGTTGTGAGGCACATCAAACAGATTGGCCGAATTCGGACCGCCGCGCATCCAGCCGATCTGGACGACGCGGCCATCGGGCGCTTGATTGAAGGTTTGAGCGGCGTAGTAGTTACCGCGAGCGATCTGCAACGTTTGCGTTTCGGCGGAAAATTTCTGACCGTCAAATCGACCGATTTCATAATCAAAGCTCGCATCGTAAATCAAGCACTTGGTGTTGTCGGCGTCTCCGTCGACGGGCAAGAACACCACGTCCATGCACTCAAACGCCCAGTCTCGCATCAGATCCGAAGCGACTTCCCAATCGACCAAATTGTCCGACGTAAACCAACGCACGCGGCCCGGGTCGCGTTGCACCCACAGCGCCATCACCCACTGCTTCGAAGCTTCATGCCAAAACACTTTGGGGTCCCGTTCACCGCTGTCAAATCCTTGGTTGTCGACGATCGCGCGGCCCTCGTTCCAGTACGTCCACGTCGCTCCATTATCGGTGCTATACGCCATCGCTTGATAAAAAGCGGGCTTGGCTGCGAACGTAAAAAACGCGCACATCGTTTTGGTGTCGCCGACCTGTTTGCCCAAGCTGTTGTTGTGATCGATGACTGCGGTACCTGAAAAAATCGTGCCCGCGCGGCGATCCACGCGGTACGGCAACAGGGCATGCTTCTGCTGCGTCCAGTGCAACATGTCGGGACTGGTGGCGTGGCCCCACGTCATATTGCCCCAGTTGGTTCCGTTGGGATTGTGCTGAAAGAACAAATGGTATTTCTCGCCGTCGTAAACCATGCCGTTGGGATCGTTCAGCCAGTTCTTCTTGGAGACAAAGTGAAACTGAGGCCGCAACGGTTGGTCGTAGCCCACCTCGGGATAGCTGGTGGCGGTAACGCTATCGAGCAACGCGAAGTCTTTGGAATGGTCCTCGACGGCTTTGTCCGTGCCGCGGAAGTCATCGACGTTGATGTGCCCCCAGCCACCACGAGCGTGATCGAATACTTGCAGCCGAGCCTGCTGGCCCAGGTACGGGCGAACGTCAGCGCTGACCAGAATCATCGTCTCGCTGTCCACACCGGTGGCCAATTCGATCTGCTTGCCGTCGACCAGCAACTTGACGCCCACCTGGCCGGGCAAGTTGCCGGCACCGATTCGGAAGGTGATGTACGGCCGGCGGATCGTGAACGGCTGCGAGGTCAGCGTGCCGGTCAGTTGGTCACCAGCAATTTCACCGGGCCGGCCAATTTCGCCGGTGTATTTTTCATACCCGCCGATCCACCATTCGCCCTGCAGATTGCTGGATTCGCGATTGCGAGCCGCTGTATTGTCGCCCTTGGTGGGCTGCACCTGAAAGGCCTCGCCTTCGGCCGTCCAGCCCGCCAGCGTACCGCTTTCGAAATCTGAATTGGGAAACAGCAACTCGTCCGCGTGGGCAGCAAAGCAAGTTGTCAGACACGACAGCAAAAACAGTTTTTTCAACATCGATATAGCCATACGGAGTTTCCGCGAGCGAGTCCTAAAAATTTCCAGACCATTCTACCAACCGCAAACCCACGTAGCATGGCTCCCCGAGCCGTGTCCTCCCCGTACCCGTAGCATGGGCCCCCGGCCCGTGTCCTCCCCGTAGCATGGGCCCCTGGCCCGTGTCCTCCCCGTAGCATGGGCCCCTGGCCCGTGTCCTCCTCGTAGCATGGGCCCCCGGCCCGTGTCCTCCCCGTAGCATGGGCCCCTGGCCCGTGTCCTCCTCGTAGCATGGGCCCCCGGCCCATGTCTGATGCAAATGATTGTGTGGTGGTTGTCGATACGGTTAGGCGACACGTGTCGCCCCAACAACCACATCTCGTTCGCGCCCACTGCCCTCCGCCGGCTATAATGGCGTCCCCCACCCCTTGCCCAGGATCCTCGAGTGCGTCGCTCCACCATTCCCTTCCGCTTCCTCGTGTTAGCATTGCTGACCTCAGCGTCCACCACGAATGCTGCGGAACAACCGCCCTCATTTGTCGCGCAGCTGGCGCAGCCGCTGACGGAAAAATGTGTTCGTTGTCATCGGCCGGACAACTTGGAAGGCGGATTGGACCTGACCACGCGTGAGGGCATGCTCACCGGCGGCGACAGTGGCCCCGGTTTGGTGCCCGGCCAGCCCGACGACAGCCCGATCTACCTGCGTTCCGTTCCGCGGGAAGGCGAAATTCCCGAGATGCCCGAAGAAGGCGCTCCGTTGACGGCCGCGCAAGCTGACACGCTGCGACGCTGGATCGCCGACGACGCCCCCTGGCCGGAAAATTTGGAACTGAAAGAAACCGCCAAAGCGGGCGCCGATTTCTGGTCCCTGCAGCCGCTGCGCGAAGCCCCCATCCCCGCGGTTACCGACGCTCCGCCATCGTGGCAAGTTAATCCGATCGACCGGTTTATTTTCGACAAACTGGCCCAGCACGAACTCACTCCGGCCCCCGCCACCGATCCGGTTCGCTTCATCCGCCGGTTGAGTTTTGATCTGCTGGGCTTGCCGCCATCGCCGCAGCAAGTTGCCGACTTCCAGCTCGACTGTCAACAATCCGCAACCGCCGCAGCGCAGCAAACCTCGCAGCCCGGTTTACCCGACGAGGCCGTCGAACGCCTGATCGATCAATTGCTCGCTCGTCCTCAATTCGGTGAACGCTGGGCACGGCACTGGCTCGATATCGCCCACTACGCCGACACGCACGGTTTTGAACGCGACCGCCGACGCGATCAGGCCTGGCCCTATCGCGACTACGTCATCCGCAGCTTCAACGATGACAAACCCTACGATCAATTCCTGCGGGAACAGATCGCTGGTGATGTGTTGGCGCCCGACAATCCCGACGCGGTGATCGCCACCGGTTTTCTGGCCGCCGGCCCCTGGGATTATGTCGGTCAGGTGGAAACCAAAAGCTCGATGCTGCGGCGCGCCGCGCGGTCTCTCGACCTGGACGACATGGTCACTCAAGTCATGGCTGCCACAGTGGGCATGACCGTCAATTGCGCCCGCTGCCACGACCACAAACTCGATCCCATCACGCAATCCGAGTACTACGAACTGACCGCCGTGTTCGCCGGCTTGCGACGCGCCGAGCGTGACGTCAGTCCAACTGCTCGACAGGACTATGAAGCCAATCGCACCCGCATCGAACAACAACTCTCGGACGTTGCCGCGTCCCTGGCCCGGTTGAAATCCGATGCCATCGATCTAGCGGACGTGGTCGGCGGCGGCGACGGATATGGAACCGGCAAGAAAGGCGCGGGCATCGATGTCCGCAACGGTCAAACGCAAGCTCAACCGCTCGCCAGCCTCGACAACATTCAACCAGGCCACTTTGCCACCTCTGCCCTGCCCTTTGTCGACGGTGTATTTGTTCCAGCCGTAGAGCAAACTCAGATCACTTCCAGTGGGCTAACCGCCGACAACCTACCCACACACGGCGGCAACGCTTGGGACGCCATTCGCAACGGACCGGTCACCAGCCAGTTTTCCACTCAACTGGGCGACGTCGACTATGCCACCGCCGGACATTCCCTTTTGGGGCTGCACGCCAACGCCGGGATCACTTTTGACCTGCATGCCATTCGCGACACCCATGCACTCAACACGCCACTGCGGTTCTCCACCGTCGTCGGCTACGGCGGCCGCACGGTGGAACCGAGCGCGGAATACCTCGTATTGCTCGACGGAGAATTAAAATCAACCGGTAAATTGGGGCGGAACGACACGGCGTCAGTGGAACTGGAGCTGCCCGACTCGGCGCGGTTCCTGACCCTCATCGCCACCGATGGCGGCAACGGCTACAGCCATGATCAAATTTCGTTCGGCGATCCCCGGCTGGCCGAATTGAAGCCTCGCCAGTCGACGCCGGACCGACAGGAACAGATCGCCGAACTGGAAAAACGTCAGCAACAACTTCTGCAGCAACAACAGGAAAACGCCCTCCAGCCGCCGCAGGTGTTCTTTGGCGTGGTCGCTGAATCGCCACCGAGTACGCACATCTTGATCCGCGGCAATCCGGAAACGCCGGGTGAAGCGGTCGCGCCGGGGACGCTGCGTCTGGGGGGTGACGCGGTGAACTTTGGCACAACCGACATGCCGGACAGCCAGCGACGGATTGCTCTGGCCGATTGGATTACCGATCCCCAAAATCCGCTAACCGCACGCGTCATCGTCAACCGTTTGTGGCACCACCACTTCGGCCGCGGCATCGTGGGCACGCCCAGCGACTTTGGTTACGGTGGCGAGCGTCCCTCCCATCCAGAGTTGCTTGATTGGTTGGCCGCCGAGTTGATTCGTGCCGATTGGAGCCTCAAGCACATCCATCGGCTGATCGTCAGCTCGCAAACCTATCGCATGACCAGTCGCTCGAGTGATCCGGCGGCGAGCCAAATCGATAGCGACAACCACTTGCTGTGGCGGATGAACGCCCGGCGACTGGAAGCCGAAGCGATTCGCGATGCGGTCCTTGTCTGCTCAGGGAAACTGAACCCGCAAATGTACGGACCCGGCTACCGCGACTTTGACTATCACGACGCCTACGCCCCGATCTACACCTACCAGACGGCCGATGCGCCGCCGCTGTGGCGACGCAGCATTTATCGCTTCACCGTGCGCACCACGCCGCAGCCGTTTTTATCGACCCTTGATTGCCCCGACCCGGCCACGCTCACACCCAGCCGCAACGTCACTACCACGGCCCTGCAGTCGCTGGCCCTGTTCAACAACGACTTCATGTTGCGTCAGTCGCAGTATTTCGCTCAGCGGTTGGCCGACGAAGCGGCGAGCGTGGACGAACAGATCCGTTTGGCTTTCCAACTCGTATTCGCTCGAGCAGCAGCCCCTGAAGAACGCGCCGCCGCCCGTCAGTTGGTCGACAAGCAAGGCCTGCAACACCTCTGCCGCGTCCTCTTAAACACCAACGAATTCGTCACCATCGACTAACCGTCCCGTAGCATGGGTCCCCGGCCCGTGTATCCTCCTAAGCTCCCATAACATGCTCTACCACCACCTTGTGCCCACGGCCCGGGGGACCATGCTACGACACACAACCGCCCGAACAAGTCCATGAACTCCGATCACAATCAAGCTCGAAAGGCCACGGACCAGGGGTCCATGCTACACAAGCTCCCCCAACTCGACCGCCGACGACTGTTGTCCGCCGCGGCCGGTGGTTTCGGCTGGCTGGCGGCTCGAGCGATGCTGCACGACGAAGCCCGCGCCGCCGATGCGTCCGCCGTCCCCGCTCCGCATCATCCGCCCCGCGCCAAAGCGGTGATCCAAATCTTTTGTCCCGGTGGGATGAGCCATGTCGATACGTTTGACCACAAGCCCGAATTAGCCAAACGCGCCGGCACGCCTTTCGACGCCGATGGCAAACTGGAGTTCTTCGCCTCCAAGCCCGGCAATTGCCAACCGAGTTATTGGAAGTTTCGACAACACGGACAATCCGGACTGTGGGTCTCCGACCTGCTGCCCAAACTGGCGACCTGCGTGGACGACATCGCTTTCCTGTATTCGATGCACAGCAAAACCGCTCTGCA from Roseimaritima ulvae includes these protein-coding regions:
- a CDS encoding lipid-binding SYLF domain-containing protein, with translation MQRNACLKPLWGLLLFAAVAFTGPVARGQFAEERTIQMAAVVLNEAMATPGNRIPQSLLENAHGVAIIPNVVKGSFIVGARHGRGVLFVREPNGVWHAPVFITLTGGNIGWQVGVQASDLVLVFKTERSIQGILDGKLTLGADAAAAAGPVGRQGGVATDGQLQAEIYTYSRSRGLFAGVSVDGSVVQMDRFANGSYYRSGPGQEVVVPQAAAQLTQVVATYAGNQPIVPAPEYASAAPSDPFVKQYGARESDVLRAQLVEISPRLFNLLDERWTAYLALPIPLLRGEDPDPAALQATIQNFTAAASDPQYQQLTGRPEFQSVYALLKHYQQSLNASPTALQLPPPPQ
- a CDS encoding glycoside hydrolase family 32 protein, with the protein product MLKKLFLLSCLTTCFAAHADELLFPNSDFESGTLAGWTAEGEAFQVQPTKGDNTAARNRESSNLQGEWWIGGYEKYTGEIGRPGEIAGDQLTGTLTSQPFTIRRPYITFRIGAGNLPGQVGVKLLVDGKQIELATGVDSETMILVSADVRPYLGQQARLQVFDHARGGWGHINVDDFRGTDKAVEDHSKDFALLDSVTATSYPEVGYDQPLRPQFHFVSKKNWLNDPNGMVYDGEKYHLFFQHNPNGTNWGNMTWGHATSPDMLHWTQQKHALLPYRVDRRAGTIFSGTAVIDHNNSLGKQVGDTKTMCAFFTFAAKPAFYQAMAYSTDNGATWTYWNEGRAIVDNQGFDSGERDPKVFWHEASKQWVMALWVQRDPGRVRWFTSDNLVDWEVASDLMRDWAFECMDVVFLPVDGDADNTKCLIYDASFDYEIGRFDGQKFSAETQTLQIARGNYYAAQTFNQAPDGRVVQIGWMRGGPNSANLFDVPHNQQMAFPYELSLKTTPSGIRLFCWPIKEIESLVTNRQTVRNVVLGEQAQALDADLDLVDLEVTFRPGDAKQVVLDLPRVSLRYDVAKQRLLHQGINDSGQPQEFVTLENLAPRDGSVSLRLLIDRLSVEAFAFGGETFGAYYIDPREGPKTFAVRAEGGQATIEELTVRKLKSAWKQ
- a CDS encoding DUF1553 domain-containing protein, with protein sequence MRRSTIPFRFLVLALLTSASTTNAAEQPPSFVAQLAQPLTEKCVRCHRPDNLEGGLDLTTREGMLTGGDSGPGLVPGQPDDSPIYLRSVPREGEIPEMPEEGAPLTAAQADTLRRWIADDAPWPENLELKETAKAGADFWSLQPLREAPIPAVTDAPPSWQVNPIDRFIFDKLAQHELTPAPATDPVRFIRRLSFDLLGLPPSPQQVADFQLDCQQSATAAAQQTSQPGLPDEAVERLIDQLLARPQFGERWARHWLDIAHYADTHGFERDRRRDQAWPYRDYVIRSFNDDKPYDQFLREQIAGDVLAPDNPDAVIATGFLAAGPWDYVGQVETKSSMLRRAARSLDLDDMVTQVMAATVGMTVNCARCHDHKLDPITQSEYYELTAVFAGLRRAERDVSPTARQDYEANRTRIEQQLSDVAASLARLKSDAIDLADVVGGGDGYGTGKKGAGIDVRNGQTQAQPLASLDNIQPGHFATSALPFVDGVFVPAVEQTQITSSGLTADNLPTHGGNAWDAIRNGPVTSQFSTQLGDVDYATAGHSLLGLHANAGITFDLHAIRDTHALNTPLRFSTVVGYGGRTVEPSAEYLVLLDGELKSTGKLGRNDTASVELELPDSARFLTLIATDGGNGYSHDQISFGDPRLAELKPRQSTPDRQEQIAELEKRQQQLLQQQQENALQPPQVFFGVVAESPPSTHILIRGNPETPGEAVAPGTLRLGGDAVNFGTTDMPDSQRRIALADWITDPQNPLTARVIVNRLWHHHFGRGIVGTPSDFGYGGERPSHPELLDWLAAELIRADWSLKHIHRLIVSSQTYRMTSRSSDPAASQIDSDNHLLWRMNARRLEAEAIRDAVLVCSGKLNPQMYGPGYRDFDYHDAYAPIYTYQTADAPPLWRRSIYRFTVRTTPQPFLSTLDCPDPATLTPSRNVTTTALQSLALFNNDFMLRQSQYFAQRLADEAASVDEQIRLAFQLVFARAAAPEERAAARQLVDKQGLQHLCRVLLNTNEFVTID